Proteins encoded within one genomic window of Thiothrix litoralis:
- a CDS encoding prenyltransferase, giving the protein MTQEPDLIRLSNPLLRYWLATRPAFLAASLIPVLIGVAVVAHQGGKINLLLLLLTLLATALVHGGVNVLNDYYDDANGTDGCNTQRVFPFTGGSRFIQNGVLSAGEMLVFGALLLAVAMLLGIGLAWMRSPDLLWVGVAGVLLGWGYSAPPLRLNSRGLGEPAVALGFGILTPLGAWLVQTGEVAMYPVLISVPAALLVMNILFINQFPDRESDAASGKHHWVVRLGVGQAPLVYLVSVALAASIVLLLVSTALLPLWSLLSLLPLVLAFKAGLSLRAHAAEPALLEPAIKMTIASMILHGLLLSLTLWLV; this is encoded by the coding sequence ATGACACAAGAACCTGACCTGATACGCTTGAGCAATCCCTTGTTACGTTACTGGCTGGCAACCCGCCCTGCTTTCCTCGCGGCCAGCCTGATTCCTGTGCTGATCGGGGTGGCAGTAGTCGCCCATCAAGGCGGGAAAATCAACCTCTTACTGCTGCTGTTGACCTTGCTGGCGACGGCTTTGGTGCATGGCGGGGTGAATGTCCTCAATGATTACTACGACGATGCCAATGGTACGGATGGTTGTAATACCCAGCGGGTGTTTCCTTTTACCGGGGGCAGCCGCTTTATCCAGAACGGGGTGTTGAGCGCCGGGGAAATGCTGGTGTTCGGTGCGTTGCTGTTGGCGGTGGCGATGTTGCTGGGGATTGGCTTGGCATGGATGCGTAGCCCGGATTTGTTGTGGGTCGGTGTGGCGGGTGTGCTATTGGGATGGGGATATTCCGCCCCGCCATTGCGCCTGAACAGCCGGGGATTGGGGGAACCTGCCGTGGCCTTAGGGTTTGGCATCCTCACCCCGCTGGGGGCATGGTTGGTGCAAACCGGGGAAGTGGCAATGTACCCGGTGCTGATCAGTGTGCCTGCTGCCTTGTTGGTGATGAATATCCTGTTCATCAACCAGTTTCCTGACCGCGAATCCGATGCCGCGAGCGGTAAACACCATTGGGTGGTGCGTCTGGGTGTCGGGCAAGCGCCGTTGGTGTATTTGGTATCGGTGGCGTTGGCGGCCAGCATTGTGCTGTTGCTGGTGAGTACCGCCCTGTTGCCATTGTGGTCTTTGCTGAGCCTGTTACCGTTGGTGCTGGCGTTCAAAGCGGGGCTTAGCCTGCGTGCCCATGCCGCTGAACCCGCTTTGCTGGAACCGGCGATTAAAATGACCATCGCCAGCATGATCTTGCACGGGCTACTGTTAAGCCTCACCCTCTGGCTGGTATAG
- a CDS encoding sensor histidine kinase, which translates to MAGAFAQALSSSVCTGHFTHHPDYGGVLCLFCPPVPWLWLYLLVGYAGLVFVFFRLGHYLHDELVELLGMQWRIVRMEKEARGLQRDAAIGHSVRALAHEISNLIGVAAMSVDHLRHSAVAMSKDIDRQERALGYMSKVSALVLDGIGNKQAPKRLITLAELRNDVQLLLGNGHSHPGITLRLDFPPDADNCQFEERAGSTYLIIHNLVKNAFEAVAEKFGEQPGGEIIVKAEVSENQLIISVSDNGVGMTPEQVEAVMQGDAQSFKANGHGLGLGFVARECEKNGFCFAIRTNAGRASCLLWIWERSQTIDF; encoded by the coding sequence GTGGCAGGCGCATTTGCGCAAGCATTATCGTCATCTGTTTGTACGGGTCATTTTACCCATCATCCTGATTACGGCGGGGTGCTGTGCCTGTTTTGCCCGCCCGTGCCGTGGCTGTGGCTTTATCTGCTGGTTGGTTATGCGGGGCTGGTGTTCGTATTCTTTCGGTTGGGTCACTACTTGCATGATGAGCTGGTCGAGTTGTTGGGTATGCAGTGGCGCATCGTCCGCATGGAAAAAGAGGCGCGAGGCTTGCAGCGCGATGCTGCGATTGGGCATTCCGTCCGCGCCCTTGCCCATGAGATCAGCAACCTGATCGGCGTTGCCGCGATGTCAGTCGACCATTTGCGGCATTCAGCCGTGGCTATGTCCAAAGACATAGACCGGCAGGAGCGGGCGCTGGGGTATATGTCCAAGGTTTCAGCGCTGGTGCTAGATGGAATCGGCAATAAACAGGCTCCCAAGCGGCTGATTACACTGGCGGAATTGCGTAATGACGTGCAGTTGCTGCTGGGGAATGGTCATAGCCATCCGGGTATTACCCTGCGCCTTGATTTCCCGCCGGATGCGGACAATTGCCAGTTTGAGGAACGCGCTGGCTCTACCTATCTGATCATCCACAACCTGGTGAAAAATGCATTTGAGGCGGTGGCGGAGAAGTTTGGGGAACAGCCGGGAGGGGAGATCATTGTCAAGGCAGAAGTATCTGAAAATCAGTTAATTATCTCGGTTTCGGATAATGGGGTGGGGATGACGCCGGAGCAGGTGGAAGCGGTGATGCAGGGGGATGCACAGAGTTTTAAAGCCAATGGGCATGGGTTAGGGCTGGGGTTTGTGGCAAGGGAGTGTGAAAAAAATGGGTTTTGTTTTGCTATCAGGACAAATGCTGGGAGAGCAAGTTGCTTGCTGTGGATCTGGGAGCGTAGTCAAACAATAGACTTTTGA
- a CDS encoding caspase family protein, which yields MDLLTNNLDISYFYASQKGRPTLDKDESGGNPFASALVELLGYEILSFKDFKHQLVELTKVKSHGFQIPVVPVEDDIDNWQILPVPDNEKRVALVMIFSSYHDEVRPLLGASYDMQRISQSLMKSGFDTIMSIDPQCMEIEVILDGFHALSKNADVSLIYLTGHGFQTSDGVYVFPVDYPFRGQSKIFYERLLKFDSLKRYFGSSRINAMFYAGCRTVYYSLDDIGTASEVLVSNDEWL from the coding sequence ATGGATTTATTAACTAATAATCTCGATATTTCTTATTTTTATGCTTCCCAAAAAGGTAGGCCAACACTTGATAAAGATGAGAGTGGTGGTAATCCATTTGCAAGTGCGTTAGTTGAATTATTGGGATATGAGATTCTCAGCTTCAAAGACTTTAAACATCAGTTAGTTGAATTGACGAAAGTAAAAAGCCATGGATTTCAGATTCCAGTGGTTCCTGTTGAAGATGATATTGATAATTGGCAAATATTACCAGTACCAGATAATGAGAAAAGGGTAGCTCTTGTCATGATTTTTTCTAGTTATCATGATGAGGTTCGACCCTTATTAGGGGCGAGTTATGATATGCAGCGTATTTCGCAGTCTTTGATGAAATCAGGGTTTGATACCATCATGTCTATTGACCCTCAATGTATGGAAATAGAAGTTATACTGGATGGTTTTCATGCTCTTTCGAAAAATGCAGATGTGTCACTAATTTATTTGACAGGGCATGGGTTCCAGACTTCCGATGGAGTATATGTTTTTCCTGTGGATTATCCTTTTCGAGGGCAAAGCAAAATTTTTTATGAAAGACTTCTGAAGTTTGATTCATTGAAAAGATATTTCGGTTCTAGTCGAATTAATGCAATGTTTTATGCTGGGTGTCGAACTGTTTACTACTCATTAGATGACATAGGTACAGCTTCTGAAGTTCTTGTTTCAAATGATGAATGGTTATAA
- the ubiD gene encoding 4-hydroxy-3-polyprenylbenzoate decarboxylase: MKYQDLRDFIQQLEKMGELKRITVEVDPYLEMTEIADRVLRSGGPALLFENPKGHRIPVLANLFGTPRRVALGMGEESTEALREVGKLLALLKQPDPPKGFKDAFNSLPIFRKVLDMAPKVVSKAACQQVVVEGHKVDLSQLPIQHCWPGDAAPLITWGLVITKGPEKKRQNLGIYRQQVIGKNRVIMRWLSHRGGALDFREFQQANPGKPFPVAVAIGTDPATILGAVTPVPDTLSEYAFAGLLRGSRTELVKAIGADLQVPASAEFVLEGHIYPDDMAPEGPYGDHTGYYNEIDSFPVFTIERITHRKDPIYHSTYTGRPPDEPAILGLALNEVFVPILQKQFPEIVDFYLPPEGCSYRMAVVSIKKQYPGHAKRVMMGVWSFLRQFMYTKFIIVVDDDVDTRKWEDVIWAMTTRMDPARDTTLIEHTPIDYLDFASPVSGLGSKMGMDATNKWPGETTREWGTPIVMDEAVKTRVDGMWKDLGL; this comes from the coding sequence ATGAAATACCAAGACCTGCGCGACTTTATCCAACAACTGGAAAAAATGGGTGAACTGAAGCGGATTACCGTCGAAGTCGACCCGTATCTGGAAATGACTGAAATCGCCGACCGCGTGCTGCGCTCCGGTGGCCCCGCCCTGTTGTTCGAGAATCCGAAAGGACACCGCATACCCGTGCTCGCCAACCTGTTTGGCACACCACGCCGCGTAGCCTTGGGCATGGGTGAGGAATCCACCGAAGCCTTACGCGAAGTCGGCAAACTACTGGCCTTGCTGAAACAGCCTGATCCGCCGAAAGGCTTCAAGGATGCCTTCAACAGCCTGCCCATTTTCCGCAAAGTGCTGGATATGGCACCGAAAGTGGTCAGCAAAGCCGCTTGCCAACAGGTAGTGGTCGAAGGTCACAAGGTGGATTTGAGCCAACTGCCGATCCAGCATTGCTGGCCGGGGGATGCCGCGCCCTTGATTACCTGGGGCTTGGTAATTACCAAAGGGCCAGAAAAAAAGCGCCAGAATCTGGGCATTTACCGCCAGCAGGTGATCGGCAAAAACCGCGTGATCATGCGCTGGCTGTCGCATCGCGGCGGGGCGCTGGATTTCCGCGAGTTCCAGCAAGCCAATCCGGGTAAACCGTTTCCGGTGGCCGTGGCGATTGGTACTGACCCAGCAACGATTCTGGGTGCAGTGACGCCCGTGCCGGATACGCTGTCCGAGTATGCATTTGCAGGCTTGTTACGCGGTTCGCGCACGGAGTTGGTGAAAGCCATCGGTGCGGATTTGCAAGTTCCAGCGTCGGCAGAATTTGTGTTGGAAGGGCATATTTACCCCGATGACATGGCTCCCGAAGGGCCTTATGGCGACCATACCGGCTATTACAACGAGATTGATAGCTTTCCGGTATTCACCATCGAGCGCATTACCCACCGCAAAGACCCGATTTACCACAGCACTTACACCGGGCGTCCACCGGATGAACCGGCGATTCTGGGCTTGGCATTGAACGAAGTCTTCGTGCCAATTTTGCAGAAGCAGTTCCCGGAAATTGTGGATTTCTACCTGCCGCCGGAAGGCTGTTCCTATCGCATGGCCGTGGTCAGCATCAAGAAGCAGTATCCGGGGCACGCCAAGCGGGTGATGATGGGCGTATGGTCATTCCTGCGCCAATTCATGTACACCAAGTTCATCATTGTGGTGGATGACGATGTGGATACGCGCAAGTGGGAAGATGTGATCTGGGCAATGACCACGCGCATGGACCCGGCGCGGGATACCACGCTGATCGAACATACGCCGATTGATTACCTCGACTTCGCCTCGCCCGTTTCCGGCTTAGGCTCGAAGATGGGGATGGATGCGACCAATAAATGGCCGGGCGAAACCACGCGCGAGTGGGGAACCCCGATTGTGATGGATGAAGCCGTGAAAACCCGCGTGGATGGGATGTGGAAGGATTTGGGATTGTAA
- a CDS encoding caspase family protein, giving the protein MGKCWSLHLGVNAIDERFYGHKKPLDNCINDMRLMGLIAKSRGFKTKFLSSPRRNGDELASKKNLISYLLEVSKENGGLGQGDVFLLTFAGHGFSLPNTCALDSEADGRDECWALYDKPIIDDEIYYYLRLISSKGAKIIIISDSCHSGTVTRISPLVQEGSRQLSEDFVNDFLSRNLEWHKSFHCDTNGGNHSDNRGTIVLLSACQDDEETKDSMKYCGLGLHESTENGAFTYIFSKIIEENVFNGFYKIFFDELKSRCNAYCGTTPKLYILPGYDNKWLSSAEFLKCK; this is encoded by the coding sequence ATGGGTAAGTGTTGGTCGTTGCATTTAGGCGTAAATGCTATAGATGAAAGATTTTATGGACACAAGAAGCCTTTAGATAATTGCATTAATGATATGCGTCTAATGGGGTTGATCGCAAAAAGTCGAGGGTTCAAAACAAAGTTTTTGTCCTCTCCGAGGAGAAATGGAGATGAATTGGCATCTAAAAAAAATCTTATTTCTTATTTGCTAGAGGTTAGTAAGGAAAATGGTGGTTTGGGGCAGGGTGATGTGTTTTTACTAACTTTTGCTGGGCATGGGTTTTCTTTGCCAAATACCTGTGCATTAGATTCAGAAGCAGACGGTCGGGATGAATGTTGGGCGTTGTATGATAAGCCTATTATAGATGATGAAATTTATTATTATTTGAGGTTGATTAGTAGCAAGGGAGCTAAAATTATTATTATCTCTGATAGTTGTCATAGTGGTACTGTAACTCGTATTTCTCCACTTGTACAAGAAGGATCAAGGCAGCTAAGTGAGGACTTTGTAAATGATTTTTTATCACGAAACTTGGAGTGGCATAAGAGTTTTCATTGTGATACTAATGGCGGTAATCATTCGGACAATAGAGGAACTATTGTTCTTTTGTCAGCATGTCAAGATGATGAGGAAACGAAAGATTCTATGAAATATTGTGGTTTAGGTCTTCATGAGAGTACAGAAAATGGCGCATTTACTTACATTTTTAGTAAAATTATAGAAGAAAATGTTTTCAATGGTTTCTATAAGATTTTTTTCGATGAGCTTAAAAGCCGATGTAATGCTTATTGTGGCACAACGCCCAAGTTATATATTTTACCTGGTTATGACAATAAATGGCTGTCATCAGCAGAGTTTCTTAAGTGTAAATAA
- a CDS encoding response regulator, with translation MRILIVDDQPLFREALGSLLEHFYPGAAVFEVGSVEEAVGVLCQYANFDLIMLDVFLPGGTGVAALALIKEKVQQTPVVIMSGADDAEIARKLIEHGARGYIAKSAGAGDVKNALHLILAGEIYISPSMLAEAKSSLPSDSGNSPPPTMPDSDEMPGMAGLTPRQREVFRLMARGLPNKSIARELSCSDGTIKLHVSAILRALHARNRTEAVQMAARRQAA, from the coding sequence ATGCGTATTTTAATTGTGGATGATCAGCCATTGTTCCGCGAAGCGTTGGGTAGCTTGCTGGAACATTTTTACCCCGGTGCTGCCGTCTTTGAAGTAGGGTCTGTGGAGGAGGCCGTGGGTGTTCTGTGTCAGTATGCCAATTTCGATTTGATCATGTTGGATGTCTTTTTACCGGGTGGAACTGGCGTGGCTGCTCTTGCCCTGATAAAGGAAAAGGTTCAGCAAACGCCTGTGGTGATCATGTCGGGAGCGGATGATGCTGAAATTGCCCGCAAGCTGATTGAACACGGGGCGCGTGGCTATATTGCCAAATCTGCTGGGGCGGGGGATGTGAAAAATGCTTTGCACCTGATTTTGGCGGGTGAAATCTACATTTCACCCTCAATGTTGGCGGAAGCCAAAAGCAGTCTTCCTAGCGATTCCGGGAATTCCCCCCCACCTACCATGCCGGATAGCGATGAAATGCCAGGAATGGCAGGTCTGACACCGCGTCAACGGGAGGTTTTCCGCTTGATGGCACGAGGTTTGCCCAATAAATCCATTGCCAGAGAGCTGAGTTGCTCGGATGGCACTATCAAACTGCATGTCAGCGCGATTTTGCGGGCGCTCCATGCACGTAACCGTACCGAGGCGGTACAAATGGCTGCCCGTAGGCAGGCCGCCTAG
- a CDS encoding cache domain-containing protein yields MKKLSYVLGTALVAFSLNVFAADAAAPAMGTEAEAQAMSEKAMTEVDTNGEAAFETFAKADGGYQDKDLYVFCMDLEGKMLSHPKKPELVGQNLLDFDKYGDKLFEKMVETAKSDEGKGWVEYKWPYPVTEELKAKKSYVIKNTKGFFCGVGAYAAEAAAAPAAEAPAAK; encoded by the coding sequence ATGAAAAAGTTAAGCTACGTTCTAGGTACTGCACTGGTGGCTTTCAGCCTGAATGTTTTCGCTGCTGACGCTGCTGCCCCAGCAATGGGCACTGAAGCAGAAGCGCAAGCCATGAGTGAAAAAGCCATGACCGAAGTCGATACCAATGGCGAAGCAGCCTTTGAGACCTTCGCGAAAGCGGATGGCGGCTACCAAGACAAAGACCTGTACGTATTCTGCATGGATCTGGAAGGCAAAATGCTGTCCCATCCGAAAAAACCAGAACTGGTTGGTCAAAACCTGCTAGATTTCGACAAATATGGCGACAAACTGTTTGAGAAAATGGTCGAGACTGCTAAATCTGACGAAGGCAAAGGCTGGGTTGAATACAAGTGGCCTTACCCTGTTACTGAAGAACTGAAAGCCAAGAAAAGCTACGTGATCAAAAACACTAAAGGCTTCTTCTGTGGCGTTGGCGCGTATGCGGCTGAAGCAGCAGCGGCTCCTGCGGCTGAAGCACCTGCTGCCAAGTAA
- a CDS encoding NfeD family protein — translation MRYCIRLIVLLSLLVFLPLNAQAEGKVLVIHIEGAIGPVTQDLIVRSIARAEAESADLLVLEMNTPGGLDTSMRTIISAILASKVPVATYVAPSGSRAASAGTYILYASHLAAMAPATNLGSATPIQIGGLPGVPNPPKPEAQDAIPKTVEPADAMEKKIINDAAAYIRGLAELRGRNAAWAEAAVREAVNLTASEALAKGVTDIVATDMDDLLRQVNGREVTTTAGKMILTTAGSSIERIEPDWRSELLAVITNPNIALILLLVGIYGLIIEFSNPGFILPGVTGAICLLLAAYAFQMLPVNYVGLALIIIGIGFMITEFFVVSGGVLGVGGLLAFVIGSVILFDDQYLAISLPLFGGIAVIAGGFLLWMLSRFAALRHTPVVSGMEHLIGQVGKPIQAFSGQGHIYLNGEYWSAHSTQPIRAGQAVRVTAVHDMMLEIQPEEKT, via the coding sequence ATGCGATATTGCATACGCCTGATAGTGCTACTAAGCCTATTGGTATTCCTGCCGCTAAACGCACAGGCAGAGGGGAAAGTGCTGGTCATCCACATCGAAGGTGCGATTGGCCCCGTCACCCAGGATCTGATTGTGCGCAGTATTGCGCGGGCAGAAGCAGAGTCCGCCGACCTCTTGGTGCTGGAAATGAATACACCCGGCGGACTGGATACCTCCATGCGCACCATTATCAGTGCCATCCTCGCCTCCAAAGTGCCGGTTGCCACTTACGTTGCCCCCTCCGGCTCACGCGCTGCCAGTGCGGGAACCTACATCCTCTATGCCAGCCACCTTGCGGCAATGGCTCCCGCCACTAACCTCGGCTCTGCCACCCCGATCCAGATCGGCGGCTTGCCCGGCGTACCCAACCCACCCAAGCCTGAAGCGCAAGATGCCATCCCCAAAACGGTCGAACCAGCCGATGCGATGGAAAAGAAAATTATCAATGATGCCGCCGCCTACATCCGTGGCCTTGCCGAATTGCGTGGGCGTAATGCAGCATGGGCAGAAGCAGCCGTGCGCGAAGCCGTCAACCTCACCGCCAGCGAAGCCTTGGCAAAAGGTGTAACCGACATCGTTGCCACCGACATGGATGACCTACTGCGGCAGGTAAACGGCAGGGAAGTGACGACCACAGCGGGCAAAATGATACTGACGACCGCTGGTTCCAGCATTGAACGCATCGAACCCGACTGGCGTTCCGAGTTGCTGGCGGTTATCACTAACCCAAATATTGCCCTGATCCTGTTGCTGGTGGGCATTTATGGCCTGATTATCGAATTTTCCAACCCCGGTTTCATCCTGCCCGGCGTGACGGGTGCCATCTGTTTATTGCTAGCGGCTTATGCCTTTCAGATGTTGCCGGTCAATTACGTGGGGCTGGCGCTGATCATTATCGGCATCGGTTTCATGATCACGGAATTTTTCGTGGTCAGTGGCGGGGTACTGGGTGTAGGCGGGCTGCTGGCTTTCGTGATTGGTTCGGTGATCTTGTTTGACGACCAGTACCTTGCCATTTCCCTGCCGTTATTTGGCGGCATTGCGGTGATTGCAGGTGGCTTCCTGTTGTGGATGCTGAGCCGTTTTGCAGCATTGCGCCATACACCCGTGGTCAGTGGCATGGAGCACCTGATCGGGCAAGTGGGAAAACCCATTCAAGCCTTCAGCGGGCAGGGTCACATTTACCTCAATGGCGAATACTGGTCTGCCCATAGCACCCAACCCATACGAGCCGGGCAAGCGGTCAGGGTCACGGCGGTGCACGACATGATGTTAGAAATCCAACCCGAGGAGAAAACCTGA
- a CDS encoding sensor histidine kinase, with translation MPINARLPLPRKTLFRLRSILLIVMLAVLALPLGGLYFFRIYENELVQQTELELISQSAALAATFRQLVRDQPRDNDYGYVQFSTSLTQPDTSNPRQEPIGNAFYTPVIPSVDLIAPIEPPRPEARPSTRAVDPLARKIGKHMKQILHDTQQITLSGIRLLDAKGTVIGGREEVGLSLAHIPEIKQALQGKYASIIRQRLSDEPPPPLYSISRGTHVRVFTAFPIIEEGRLQGIVYLSRTPTNIIKHLYENKGIVLLATLSLLVLAVLLILFVSSTISRPIRELLRQTERVRQGEQREVEPIQNPVTKEVAQLSESFAGMSHALAERSDYIRRFATHVSHEFKTPLTAIQGALELLHDHIDTMPPERREKFIQNLLDDTQRLKQLVNRLLELARADALETSKDSSNLPNLFKALNNRYQDRGLTLHFSRPLPNTALAIAPDALETVVTNLLDNSLQHRAHRIDIHTSANGNNLQLRLHDDGEGISPANRDKIFTPFFTTKRTKGGTGLGLEIVTSILKAYGGNIRLGNASQGAEFVLELPLFP, from the coding sequence ATGCCAATAAATGCCCGCCTCCCTCTGCCACGCAAAACCCTGTTCCGGCTGCGCAGCATCTTGCTGATCGTGATGTTGGCGGTATTGGCCTTGCCACTGGGAGGGCTGTACTTCTTCCGCATTTATGAAAATGAGCTGGTACAACAAACCGAGTTGGAATTGATTTCGCAATCAGCCGCGCTCGCCGCCACCTTCCGCCAACTGGTACGCGACCAACCGCGCGACAATGATTACGGCTACGTGCAGTTTTCCACTTCGCTGACCCAACCGGATACCTCGAACCCCCGTCAGGAACCCATCGGTAATGCTTTTTATACGCCCGTCATCCCCAGCGTTGACCTGATTGCCCCCATTGAACCACCGCGCCCCGAGGCACGCCCCAGCACCCGAGCCGTTGACCCACTTGCCCGCAAAATCGGCAAGCACATGAAGCAGATTTTACACGATACTCAGCAAATAACCCTGTCTGGGATCCGCCTGCTCGATGCGAAAGGCACCGTCATTGGCGGGCGTGAAGAAGTCGGCTTGTCACTCGCACACATCCCGGAAATCAAACAAGCCTTGCAAGGCAAATACGCCAGCATTATCCGCCAGCGCCTCTCAGACGAACCGCCACCGCCACTGTATTCCATCAGCCGAGGAACTCATGTACGCGTCTTTACCGCCTTCCCCATCATTGAGGAAGGGCGGCTGCAAGGCATTGTTTACCTGTCGCGTACCCCGACCAATATCATCAAACACCTGTACGAAAACAAAGGCATCGTATTGCTGGCAACCTTGAGCTTGCTGGTGCTGGCGGTATTACTGATCCTGTTCGTGTCCTCCACCATTTCGCGCCCGATCCGCGAATTGCTGCGCCAAACCGAACGTGTGCGCCAAGGCGAACAACGCGAAGTCGAGCCTATCCAGAACCCCGTCACCAAAGAAGTCGCACAACTGTCGGAAAGTTTTGCAGGCATGTCACACGCGCTGGCGGAACGTTCCGATTACATCCGCCGCTTCGCCACCCATGTCTCGCACGAATTCAAAACCCCACTGACCGCCATTCAGGGCGCACTGGAATTGCTGCACGACCATATCGACACCATGCCCCCGGAACGCCGCGAGAAATTCATCCAGAACCTGCTAGACGACACCCAACGCCTCAAACAACTGGTCAACCGCCTGCTGGAACTGGCACGCGCCGACGCGCTGGAAACCAGCAAAGACAGCAGCAACCTGCCCAACCTGTTCAAAGCGCTCAACAACCGCTATCAGGATCGCGGCCTGACACTGCATTTCAGCAGGCCGCTACCCAACACTGCGCTGGCGATTGCCCCGGATGCGCTGGAAACCGTCGTCACCAACCTGTTAGACAACAGCCTGCAACACCGCGCACACCGCATAGACATCCATACCAGTGCTAATGGCAACAACCTGCAACTGCGCCTGCACGACGATGGCGAAGGCATTTCCCCCGCCAATCGTGACAAGATTTTCACCCCATTTTTCACTACCAAGCGCACCAAAGGCGGCACCGGACTGGGGCTGGAAATCGTCACGTCCATCCTCAAAGCTTATGGCGGCAACATCCGGCTGGGGAATGCCTCGCAAGGGGCAGAGTTTGTGCTGGAACTCCCCCTTTTTCCCTAA
- the truD gene encoding tRNA pseudouridine(13) synthase TruD gives MNQTPYDTSGFPTAYPAPLTGHFRVLPADFIVDEQMDFALSGEGEHLWLQVRKTGANTDWVGNQLARCAGISGKDVSYAGLKDRHAVTTQWFSLQLPGRDDPDFAALPPEIEILAQSRHDKKLRRGALSGNHFSLTLRHCTGDFAEAAALCQQISQQGIPNYYGEQRFGHNFGNLRKAERWFAEGIAPKQRTQRSLYLSAARSWMFNYILAERVRTGTWNQRLPGDVFMFEGGNAWFADDVADATIQPRLDALDIHPTGALWGRGELDTQAQARELEAAQTALFPVFCAGLEKQGLKQERRALRIKVGEVGFEVLDAETVQLSFELPPGSYATVFMEQLGDFSSKSVPVR, from the coding sequence ATGAATCAAACCCCATACGACACTTCAGGCTTTCCGACAGCCTACCCCGCGCCCTTGACTGGGCATTTTCGCGTCTTGCCCGCTGATTTTATCGTGGATGAGCAAATGGACTTCGCGCTTTCCGGCGAAGGCGAACACTTGTGGTTGCAAGTGCGCAAAACGGGCGCAAACACCGATTGGGTAGGTAATCAGCTTGCCCGTTGTGCCGGTATTTCGGGCAAGGATGTGAGTTACGCTGGGTTGAAAGATCGCCATGCGGTCACAACCCAGTGGTTTAGCCTGCAACTGCCGGGCAGGGATGACCCGGACTTTGCCGCCTTACCGCCTGAAATTGAAATCCTCGCCCAGTCGCGCCACGACAAGAAACTGCGCCGGGGTGCGCTCAGTGGCAACCATTTTAGCCTGACTTTGCGTCATTGCACTGGCGATTTTGCCGAAGCGGCTGCCCTTTGCCAGCAAATCAGCCAGCAGGGGATTCCCAACTATTACGGCGAACAGCGTTTCGGGCACAACTTTGGCAATTTGCGCAAGGCGGAACGGTGGTTTGCGGAAGGCATCGCTCCCAAGCAGCGTACCCAGCGTAGCCTTTACTTGTCGGCGGCGCGTTCGTGGATGTTTAACTACATTCTGGCGGAGCGGGTGAGAACGGGGACGTGGAATCAGCGTCTGCCGGGTGATGTGTTTATGTTCGAGGGTGGTAATGCGTGGTTTGCCGATGATGTGGCGGATGCCACCATTCAGCCGCGTTTGGATGCGCTGGATATTCACCCCACCGGCGCATTGTGGGGGCGGGGCGAGCTGGATACCCAAGCGCAAGCCCGCGAATTGGAAGCTGCGCAAACAGCGTTGTTCCCGGTGTTCTGTGCGGGGTTGGAAAAGCAGGGTTTGAAGCAGGAACGCCGTGCCTTGCGTATCAAGGTGGGTGAGGTCGGCTTTGAGGTGCTGGATGCGGAAACCGTGCAGCTTTCCTTTGAGCTGCCGCCGGGGTCTTATGCCACGGTGTTTATGGAGCAGTTGGGCGACTTTAGCTCCAAATCTGTGCCAGTGCGTTGA